A genomic window from Salvia miltiorrhiza cultivar Shanhuang (shh) chromosome 5, IMPLAD_Smil_shh, whole genome shotgun sequence includes:
- the LOC131025161 gene encoding uncharacterized protein LOC131025161 has translation MYRSGAATTNRGGVPTDSGDSVVTLDQVPCWSDSDFRYSYENEDSGSNLHFPDPLTAASEGENSGNGMASKFPMDREINSKIYLWRGNPWNLEVDAVVNSTNENLDEAHSSPGLHAAAGPGLAEECSTLGGCRTGMAKVTNAYDLPARRVIHTVGPKYAVKYHTAAENALSHCYRSCLELLIDNGLHSIAMGCIYTEAKNYPREPAAHVAIRTVRRFLEKQKDKIHAIVFCTTTSSDTEIYKRLLPLYFPRDKLEEEIAVSKLPADVGDENGETVIDERKIRIQPLPNVKKSARRPPQTSTDLAVSNIALARRDSSYLESYLDPAFMSLIKDPDQRRREQWEKSAQARNGWNFAKMLGYGDIGSPPLSAAEEYSLHSRYLAKANSLNLSDIAEMKIVYRGGVDSEGRPVMVVVGAHFLLRCLDLERFVLYIVKEFEPLIQKPYSIVYFHSAASLQIQPDLGWMKRLEQILGRKHQRNLHAIYVLHPTFGLKTAIFGLQMLVDNVVWKKVVYVDRLLQLFRYVPREQLTIPDFVFQHDLEVNGGKGVIVDPRTKYVYQRP, from the exons ATGTATCGGTCTGGGGCCGCAACCACTAACCGAGGTGGGGTGCCAACGGATAGTGGGGACTCTGTTGTGACCCTAGATCAAGTCCCGTGTTGGAGCGATTCAGACTTTAGATACTCGTATGAGAACGAAGATTCAGGTTCGAATCTGCATTTTCCAGACCCATTGACCGCAGCATCTGAAGGAGAGAATAGTGGAAATGGAATGGCATCCAAGTTTCCCATGGATCGTGAAATTAACTCGAAGATATATCTTTGGAGGGGCAACCCGTGGAATCTTGAGGTGGATGCTGTAGTTAACTCAACAAATGAG AACTTAGATGAAGCTCATAGTAGCCCTGGTTTGCATGCTGCAGCAGGACCGGGACTTGCAGAAGAATGTTCAACCCTG GGTGGCTGTCGAACAGGAATGGCAAAAGTTACTAATGCTTATGACCTTCCAGCAAG GAGGGTCATACATACTGTTGGTCCTAAGTATGCTGTAAAGTATCATACCGCTGCAGAGAATGCACTCAGTCATTGTTATCGATCTTGCCTTGAGCTTCTCATTGATAATGGACTGCACAG CATTGCTATGGGCTGTATATACACAGAAGCCAAAAATTATCCACGAGAACCAGCTGCACATGTGGCCATAA GAACTGTGAGACGATTTCTTGAGAAACAGAAGGATAAAATACATGCAATCGTTTTCTGTACCACAACATCATCTGATACAGAGATATATAAAAG ATTGCTTCCGCTTTACTTTCCACGTGATAAACTTGAAGAGGAGATAGCTGTTTCAAAGCTTCCTGCTGATGTTGGAGATGAAAATGGTGAGACGGTCATAGATGAACGCAAGATAAGGATACAACCTTTACCCAATGTTAAAAAGTCCGCTCGAAGACCTCCCCAGACATCTACTGATCTTGCAGTCAGCAATATAGCATTAGCCAGACG GGACTCATCGTACTTGGAGTCATATCTGGATCCTGCATTTATGTCCTTGATCAAAGATCCAGATCAGAGACGCAGAGAACAATGGGAAAAATCAGCTCAGGCACGAAACGGTTGGAATTTCGCTAAAATGCTTGGATATGGAGACATAGGGAGTCCTCCTTTATCGGCTGCTGAAGAATACTCACTCCATTCTAGATATCTTGCCAAAGCAAATTCACTTAATCTTTCTGATATTGCCGAAATGAAAATTGT TTATCGGGGTGGGGTTGATAGTGAAGGCCGTCCAGTGATGGTGGTGGTTGGAGCTCACTTTCTCCTAAGATGTCTTGATCTGGAGCGGTTTGTGCTTTACATAGTGAAG GAGTTTGAGCCCTTGATACAGAAGCCTTACTCAATAGTTTATTTCCACTCAGCTGCATCCCTGCAGAT ACAACCAGATTTGGGGTGGATGAAAAGATTAGAGCAAATACTTGGTCGGAAACACCAACGCAATCTCCAT GCGATATACGTCCTCCATCCAACCTTTGGTCTGAAGACTGCAATATTCGGATTGCAGATGCTTGTAGATAATGTG GTCTGGAAGAAGGTGGTCTACGTTGATCGTCTTCTGCAGCTATTCAGATACGTCCCCCGTGAACAACTGACTATTCCAGACTTTGTGTTCCA GCACGATTTAGAGGTAAACGGAGGGAAGGGCGTAATCGTGGATCCAAGAACAAAATATGTGTATCAGAGACCGTAG
- the LOC131025162 gene encoding uncharacterized protein LOC131025162 produces MGTEMHCKSYFPGFYMMRDLNDDSSNSSWPLYYGDKMVANGQYYNGFLQRTLENGYSGHEKDTLKQKMLEHEAVFKNQVLELHRLYRIQRDMMEEFKRNGDRASVEPASSSSLQGPQVPSEEARKWHMAGFPLSNSSYGRTSVAAAENFSSPTTCTKGNSTQPGRLSFPNGCTTTNSETLDSRPLKVRKKLFDLQLPADEYVDPEEEENLQVYKKSGVSSYSRNGDPNNGPESVMKLFLGSHAGGKTDLPVDASASAVCLRGSIGLADLNEPIHIEEETAPSSIDFLGHPSENGEAKAINQHAKSTASFLSVAGEPVHVRDGTSINSSIESQVNDRGWLSHANRAGSFKGNLSSVTQTCQPDKSPLSSHPGQGTINQVHYPPGMYSNGYNREDKWREGFRHGLESSDGCYSHSNNGQLESIASRTPASYPFFNSSSSFASSWFQTVSSWAHPSSSFTPKVTTLETSGNPVEAISRPLQPSAPRQQSFGENWHVNGGLGSELKSNGFCHAPAPANHGFASFPKGLYHADPKPAIDINLNEEALPKGLANENVILQDLNMEDGMSKPEDNLPALPWLRPKLVHVDEVIDTRRSELSRELGYRDDSSNELCGKNGTVRDLNQLFPSQHMSTSCDSDTIREKEAAAQPQAVKKILGFPIFERDVRENELSSLASASVNVDCSSEGRTMAGDGRKNGIIDINVACEPDEQIAAEEPIMEKGNEKKCTPIKDHIDLNSCVSDSEDPSPPCYEQNSPSVKITLEIDLEVPILPESEDDSTESKGKMLNEVSSQPFENQNKEIQNEVLRDAAETLVGISSCPEAETEDIVALPSEASLGEALLLLSDAISSDSNEVVNASVGNESPKVDSSQELDDFEAMALRLVETKAIHYMPTPFLPELQKVEDTGARPLHTRTRRGHARRGRQWRDFQRDILPGLASLSRHEVTEDLQIFGGMMRATGHTWNSGLARRNGTRNGGARGRRRAVVEPVPPAIASVLCTPLIQQLSSIEAGLEDRSLTGWGKTTRRPRRQRCPAGNPPAVVIT; encoded by the exons ATGGGAACGGAGATGCACTGCAAGAGCTACTTCCCAGGATTTTACATGATGAGGGACCTTAATGATGATTCTAGCAATAGTAGCTGGCCCTTATATTACGGGGATAAGATGGTGGCAAATGGGCAGTATTACAACGGATTCTTGCAGAGGACTCTAGAAAATGGTTACTCGGGGCATGAGAAAGACACCTTGAAACAGAAAATGCTTGAACACGAGGCAGTATTTAAGAATCAG GTTTTGGAACTCCATCGTCTTTATAGAATTCAAAGGGACATGATGGAAGAGTTCAAAAGGAATGGTGATCGAGCATCAGTGGAGCCGGCATCATCATCAAGTCTTCAAGGACCTCAAGTGCCTTCAGAAGAAGCTCGAAAATGGCATATGGCAGGTTTTCCTTTGTCGAATTCTAGTTATGGTAGAACATCTGTTGCTGCAGCTGAAAATTTTAGTTCTCCCACAACTTGCACAAAAGGGAACTCTACACAACCAGGTCGGCTTTCTTTCCCGAATGGGTGCACCACAACGAACTCTGAAACATTAGACTCACGACCGCTGAAGGTAAGGAAGAAGTTATTTGATCTTCAACTGCCAGCTGATGAGTACGTAGATcccgaagaagaagaaaatttgcAGGTGTACAAGAAATCTGGTGTATCAAGTTATTCTCGTAACGGTGATCCGAACAATGGACCTGAAAGTGTTATGAAGTTATTCCTTGGTAGTCATGCAGGTGGAAAAACTGATCTTCCGGTGGATGCTTCAGCTTCTGCTGTGTGTTTAAGGGGCTCCATTGGTTTGGCTGATTTAAATGAACCCATTCACATTGAAGAAGAAACAGCTCCATCATCAATTGATTTCCTAGGCCATCCTTCAGAAAATGGAGAGGCTAAAGCCATAAACCAGCATGCTAAATCAACTGCTAGTTTTTTAAGTGTAGCTGGAGAACCAGTGCATGTGCGTGATGGGACTTCAATAAATTCATCTATCGAAAGTCAGGTGAATGACAGGGGATGGCTCTCCCATGCAAACAGAGCAG GATCCTTTAAGGGTAACCTAAGTTCTGTCACACAAACTTGTCAACCGGATAAGTCACCATTATCCTCCCATCCGGGGCAAGGCACCATTAACCAGGTTCATTATCCTCCTGGAATGTATTCAAATGGTTACAATAGGGAAGATAAATGGAGAGAGGGATTTCGGCATGGTTTAGAATCTTCTGATGGATGTTATAGTCACTCCAATAATGGCCAGTTGGAATCTATAGCTTCTCGCACTCCTGCTTCTTATCCATTCTTTAATTCGTCGTCATCTTTTGCCAGTTCGTGGTTTCAAACCGTCTCGTCTTGGGCACATCCTTCAAGTAGTTTTACTCCCAAGGTAACGACGCTGGAAACTTCTGGAAATCCAGTCGAAGCAATTAGTAGGCCTTTGCAGCCTTCTGCTCCGCGCCAGCAATCTTTTGGCGAAAACTGGCATGTTAATGGAGGTTTGGGAAGTGAGTTAAAATCAAATGGATTTTGCCATGCACCTGCCCCAGCTAATCATGGCTTTGCGAGTTTTCCGAAGGGTTTGTATCATGCTGATCCAAAGCCTGCTATAGATATTAACTTGAATGAAGAAGCACTACCCAAAGGCTTGGCAAATGAGAATGTGATTTTGCAGGATCTGAATATGGAGGATGGAATGAGTAAACCTGAAGACAATCTTCCGGCTTTGCCTTGGCTTAGACCTAAACTCGTGCATGTTGATGAGGTTATAGATACTAGGAGATCAGAACTATCGAGAGAATTAGGCTACCGTGATGATTCTTCCAATGAATTGTGTGGCAAGAATGGAACAGTTAGAGATCTTAATCAACTATTTCCCTCACAACATATGTCTACTTCATGTGATTCTGACACTATAAGAGAGAAGGAAGCAGCCGCTCAGCCTCAAGCCGTCAAGAAAATTCTCGGCTTTCCCATTTTTGAAAGAGATGTACGCGAAAATGAGCTGTCATCCCTTGCGTCGGCCTCAGTGAATGTCGATTGCAGCTCTGAAGGAAGAACAATGGCCGGTGATGGGAGAAAGAATGGCATAATTGATATAAATGTAGCGTGTGAGCCTGATGAACAAATAGCTGCTGAAGAACCAATTATGGAGAAAGGAAACGAGAAAAAGTGCACTCCTATAAAGGATCACATTGATTTGAATTCTTGTGTTAGTGACTCTGAAGATCCTTCACCACCCTGTTATGAACAGAACAGCCCCAGTGTCAAGATAACGTTGGAGATAGATCTGGAAGTTCCGATCCTTCCAGAGAGCGAGGATGATAGCACGGAGTCTAAAGGGAAAATGCTCAACGAGGTATCCTCGCAGCCATTTGAAAATCAAAATAAGGAAATACAGAATGAGGTTCTTAGAGATGCTGCTGAAACTCTAGTTGGCATCTCGTCGTGTCCAGAGGCCGAGACAGAGGATATCGTTGCTCTTCCTTCTGAAGCTTCATTGGGAGAAGCGCTACTTTTGTTGTCCGATGCTATATCTTCAGATTCGAATGAAGTTGTGAATGCATCAGTCGGGAATGAATCACCCAAGGTGGATTCATCCCAGGAGTTGGATGATTTTGAGGCTATGGCATTGCGGCTAGTTGAAACAAAAGCAATACACTACATGCCTACGCCTTTTCTTCCCGAGCTCCAGAAAGTCGAAGACACAGGAGCTCGACCTCTACACACGAGAACTCGTAGGGGTCATGCAAGGAGAGGAAGACAGTGGAGGGACTTCCAACGAGACATTCTTCCTGGCTTGGCATCGCTGTCAAGACACGAGGTGACAGAGGATCTCCAAAtatttggagggatgatgaggGCCACGGGCCACACCTGGAATTCAGGGTTGGCAAGAAGAAATGGCACCAGAAACGGGGGTGCTCGAGGCAGGAGACGAGCAGTGGTGGAACCCGTCCCGCCTGCCATTGCAAGCGTGTTATGCACTCcattgatacagcaactcagtaGCATCGAAGCTGGGTTGGAGGACAGAAGCCTGACGGGATGGGGCAAAACAACGAGACGCCCCCGCCGGCAGAGATGCCCTGCAGGTAATCCTCCTGCTGTGGTGATAACATAG